A DNA window from Patagioenas fasciata isolate bPatFas1 chromosome 1, bPatFas1.hap1, whole genome shotgun sequence contains the following coding sequences:
- the MANSC1 gene encoding MANSC domain-containing protein 1 → MSPASWRWPVCLLAVTCVMAGPSLGQECSAEKMENTIIDINLSLPKGIRGAEPVYAPSPEACIRVCCSGEKLSGDKKCNLMIFDARRTSAHPNCYLFYCPSTEACPMKPAAGFVSYKITRDTNALEDTSFKSEDFSSNGFSLSSEAGTFIPRSQTRRQNHTAALQQSVFHQASELQNHLGQHLDSSEFHTVFPESQRAKQPESLDPIPGQKVINLLSNTSSAVRVGNPFALFPTTQSSGLKPSRTTLTPLPTSRSRLESTASLPTGVAKATSVTTTTTAILPSTAAPRAKPGIPTSSIAATHVPLPRPTTSASATKWVMNSRPATTASGLRTPGIAPEPAVVSSSNTNHVTLPASSGFTLSTSDSPTASQNNPQGYDLSDSEGYLPKGFLRGKDLVQLGEKSSLVAALIFGVIFLLLVIALTGKKIHESLQKRHYTRLDYLINGMYADV, encoded by the exons ATGTCTCCTGCCAGCTGGCGGTGGCCGGTTTGCTTGCTGGCGGTCACCTGCGTGATGGCCGGACCGTCCCTGGGTCAAGAGTGCTCCGCggagaaaatggaaaataccATCATCGATATAAACTTGTCACTGCCCAAAGGCATCCGGGGCGCAGAGCCGGTGTACGCCCCAAGCCCAGAAGCTTGCATTCGTGTTTGCTGCTCGGGGGAAAAGCTCTCAG GAGACAAGAAGTGCAATTTGATGATTTTTGATGCTCGAAGGACAAGCGCACATCCAAACTGCTACCTGTTTTACTGTCCTAGCACAGAGGCTTGTCCAATGAAACCTGCGGCAGGCTTTGTGAGCTACAAGATAACTAGAG ACACCAATGCCCTAGAGGATACATCCTTCAAAAGTGAGGACTTTTCTTCAAATGGGTTTTCTTTGTCTTCGGAAGCTGGAACCTTTATTCCTCGCAGTCAGACTCGCCGTCAGAATCATACCGCTGCTTTGCAACAGTCTGTCTTTCATCAGGCATCTGAACTCCAGAACCACCTGGGCCAGCATTTAGACAGCAGTGAATTTCATACAGTTTTTCCTGAATCTCAAAGAGCAAAACAACCTGAGAGCTTAGACCCTATCCCAGGGCAGAAAGTAATTAATCTACTGTCAAATACATCTTCCGCTGTTCGAGTTGGAAACCCCTTTGCTTTGTTCCCCACCACTCAGTCCAGTGGTCTCAAACCCAGCAGAACTACTCTTACTCCTCTGCCCACAAGTAGGAGCAGACTGGAATCTACAGCCTCTCTGCCTACTGGTGTTGCTAAAGCTACTtctgtcaccaccaccaccacagctaTCCTACCATCTACTGCAGCCCCTAGAGCTAAACCTGGTATCCCTACCAGCAGCATAGCTGCTACTCATGTTCCTCTTCCTAGGCCCACAACTTCTGCTTCCGCAACCAAGTGGGTGATGAATTCCAGACCTGCTACCACCGCATCAGGGCTAAGAACTCCAGGCATCGCCCCTGAGCCAGCAGTTGTCTCTTCCAGCAACACCAACCATGTTACCCTCCCTGCTTCTTCAGGTTTCACTCTGTCTACTAGTGATTCCCCCACAGCTTCCCAAAACAACCCTCAGGGTTATGACCTGTCTGATTCAGAAGGCTACCTGCCAAAGGGGTTTCTGAGAGGGAAAGATCTTGTTCAGCTGGGAGAAAAAAGCAGCCTTGTAGCGGCTTTGATATTTGGGGTGATATTCTTGTTGCTAGTTATTGCATTGACAGGGAAGAAAATACATGAGTCCCTTCAGAAGAGGCATTATACCAGGCTGGATTACTTGATCAATGGAATGTATGCTGATGTATGA